A stretch of the Salminus brasiliensis chromosome 23, fSalBra1.hap2, whole genome shotgun sequence genome encodes the following:
- the nrn1b gene encoding neuritin 1b has translation MGFTLTDRYSSLLFVLELVSLLQGVSSTGTCEAVFKGFSDCLLSLGENMVNFPQEQDDRENLQTICSYWDDFHSCASTAIADCQEGAVDLWEKLKVQSRSLNYKGSLFELCSGDNGAPRLGLTWNLEVTILSITVSKMVAWLTF, from the exons ATGGGATTTACTTTAACCGACAGATACAGCTCACTTCTCTTTGTGCTGGAATTAG TGTCTTTACTCCAGGGCGTGAGCTCCACAGGGACATGTGAGGCGGTGTTTAAGGGATTTTCGGACTGCTTGCTCAGCCTCGGTGAAAATATGGTCAACTTCCCCCAGGAGCAGGACGACAGAGAGAACCTGCAGACCATTTGCTC ATACTGGGACGATTTCCATTCATGCGCCTCCACGGCTATTGCGGACTGCCAGGAAGGAGCGGTGGACCTCTGGGAAAAGCTCAAAGTGCAGTCCAGGAGTCTGAACTACAAGGGGAGCCTGTTCGAACTGTGCTCAGGAGATAACGGAGCACCCAGACTGGGTTTGACTTGGAACCTGGAAGTGACGATTTTGTCCATCACTGTCTCCAAGATGGTGGCGTGGCTCACTTTTTGA